One segment of Campylobacter concisus DNA contains the following:
- a CDS encoding CvpA family protein, with the protein MDLVTWFDIIIIALVLMLGIKGILNGLIKEAFGLIGLIGGLIIASRFSDLSGEFITKNIYKFENPSFLQFVAFISLWLVFWLVCLLVGKFLSKIVSVSGLGFLDRLGGFVMGSGKIFLTFSAVVAVVSGTSLNNIIAPYFANSKVYPVLIETGKWITNLDVKNIKSELDEIVARPMDTNKTDAFISMDANASVNTDSNITKGE; encoded by the coding sequence ATGGATTTAGTAACGTGGTTTGATATTATTATTATTGCTCTTGTCTTGATGCTTGGCATAAAAGGCATATTAAATGGACTTATAAAAGAAGCTTTCGGACTTATTGGACTTATCGGCGGCTTAATTATAGCTAGCAGGTTTTCAGATCTATCTGGTGAGTTTATAACTAAAAATATATATAAATTTGAAAATCCTTCATTTTTACAGTTTGTTGCATTTATCTCTCTTTGGCTAGTTTTTTGGCTAGTTTGCTTACTAGTTGGTAAATTTTTATCAAAAATAGTTTCAGTAAGCGGACTTGGTTTTTTGGATAGACTTGGTGGATTTGTTATGGGAAGTGGAAAAATTTTCTTAACATTTTCTGCAGTAGTTGCTGTAGTATCTGGCACTTCGCTAAATAATATAATTGCTCCTTATTTTGCGAACAGTAAAGTTTATCCGGTTTTGATAGAAACTGGCAAATGGATAACAAATCTTGATGTAAAAAATATCAAAAGTGAGTTAGATGAGATAGTGGCAAGACCAATGGATACAAATAAAACTGATGCATTTATCTCAATGGATGCAAATGCTAGTGTAAATACCGACTCTAATATCACAAAAGGGGAATAA
- a CDS encoding ABC transporter ATP-binding protein has translation MEILRASNLGFAYDYTLFNNINLTLNQKQSIAITGISGYGKSTLLHILSTLLKPNFGEVIYQDRSIYELSQNELLAIRRLHFGIIFQSHYLFKGFSAYENIELASILSGEKIEKNDLASLKILNVINQKVGELSGGQQQRVSIARVLTKKPKIIFADEPTGNLDKQTANEVMQVLFDYINENNAALVLVTHDNDLAAKCDNSYKLENKELIQIF, from the coding sequence ATGGAAATTTTAAGAGCGTCTAATCTAGGCTTTGCGTATGATTATACGCTCTTTAATAATATAAATTTAACTCTCAATCAAAAACAAAGCATCGCGATAACCGGCATTAGCGGTTATGGCAAATCAACACTTTTACACATACTTTCAACACTTTTGAAGCCAAATTTTGGCGAGGTTATTTATCAAGATAGATCGATCTACGAGCTTTCTCAAAATGAGCTTTTGGCTATTAGAAGGCTTCATTTTGGCATTATTTTCCAGTCGCATTATCTTTTTAAAGGATTTAGTGCTTATGAAAATATCGAGCTTGCTAGCATTTTATCTGGTGAAAAGATAGAAAAAAATGATCTTGCATCGCTTAAAATTTTAAATGTGATAAATCAAAAAGTTGGTGAGCTAAGCGGTGGTCAGCAGCAACGTGTTAGTATCGCTAGAGTGCTTACCAAAAAGCCAAAGATCATCTTTGCAGACGAGCCAACGGGCAACCTTGATAAGCAAACAGCAAATGAAGTGATGCAAGTTTTATTTGACTATATAAATGAAAATAACGCTGCCCTTGTTCTAGTAACTCACGACAACGATCTAGCAGCTAAATGCGACAACTCATATAAGCTTGAAAACAAAGAACTTATACAGATTTTTTAA
- a CDS encoding type III pantothenate kinase encodes MILCNIGNTNATFLEDGKISRMKISEFKSYKPEKKVYFISVNDEILNILKDNKMFVDLEPFFTIDTIYQGLGVDRIAACYSINNGVIVDAGSAITVDIMANSIHLGGYILPGISSMLNAYKSISPRLDITINSQIDIDALPQKTADAVSYGIIKPIITLLDKLAGDKKVYFTGGDGDFLSKFFKNAICDKMLVFRAMQKLITEKKDMII; translated from the coding sequence ATGATTTTGTGTAATATAGGCAATACAAACGCTACATTTTTAGAAGATGGCAAAATCTCACGTATGAAAATTTCTGAGTTTAAAAGCTATAAACCAGAAAAAAAAGTATATTTTATATCCGTAAATGATGAAATTTTAAATATTTTAAAAGACAATAAGATGTTTGTGGATCTAGAACCATTTTTTACTATTGATACAATATATCAAGGTCTAGGCGTAGATAGAATCGCTGCATGCTACTCTATAAATAATGGCGTAATCGTTGATGCTGGAAGTGCCATAACAGTTGATATTATGGCAAATTCTATTCACCTTGGAGGATATATCTTGCCAGGCATTTCAAGTATGCTAAATGCCTACAAAAGTATCTCGCCACGACTTGATATCACTATAAATTCACAAATTGACATAGATGCACTACCACAAAAAACAGCTGATGCCGTGAGTTATGGCATTATTAAACCAATAATAACTCTGCTAGATAAGCTAGCCGGTGACAAAAAAGTCTATTTTACTGGTGGGGATGGCGATTTTTTGTCAAAATTTTTTAAAAATGCTATTTGCGACAAGATGCTAGTTTTTCGTGCCATGCAAAAGCTAATAACTGAAAAGAAAGATATGATAATATGA
- a CDS encoding serine hydroxymethyltransferase has protein sequence MSLQSYDKDIYDLVNLELKRQCDHLEMIASENFTYPEVMEVMGSILTNKYAEGYPGKRYYGGCEFVDEIEQIAIDRCKELFGCEFANVQPNSGSQANQGVYGALLNPGDKILGMDLSHGGHLTHGAKVSSSGKMYESFFYGVELDGRINYDRVMDIAKIVKPKMIVCGASAYTREIEFKKFREIADAVGAILFADVAHIAGLVVAGEHQSPFPYCDVVSSTTHKTLRGPRGGIIMTNNEEYAKKINASIFPGIQGGPLVHVIAAKAVGFKHNLSPEWKIYAKQVKANAKKLGEVLIKRGFDLVSGGTDNHLILMSFLNRDFSGKDADIALGNAGITVNKNTVPGEIRSPFITSGIRVGSPALTARGMKEAEFELIANKIADVLSDINNTSLQEKTKAELVELAHKFIIYDKATF, from the coding sequence ATGAGTTTGCAAAGCTATGATAAGGACATTTACGATCTAGTAAATTTAGAGTTAAAACGCCAATGTGATCACCTTGAGATGATCGCTAGTGAAAATTTTACATATCCAGAAGTTATGGAAGTAATGGGCTCAATCCTAACAAACAAATACGCTGAAGGTTATCCTGGCAAGAGATATTATGGTGGCTGCGAATTTGTCGATGAGATCGAGCAAATAGCGATCGATAGATGTAAAGAGCTTTTTGGATGTGAATTTGCAAACGTTCAACCAAACTCTGGCTCTCAGGCAAATCAAGGTGTTTACGGCGCTTTACTTAATCCAGGCGATAAAATTTTAGGAATGGATCTAAGCCATGGTGGACACTTAACACACGGCGCAAAGGTAAGTAGCTCTGGCAAGATGTATGAGAGCTTTTTCTATGGTGTAGAGCTTGATGGCCGTATAAACTACGATAGGGTCATGGATATCGCAAAGATAGTAAAACCAAAGATGATCGTTTGTGGCGCAAGCGCATACACAAGAGAGATCGAGTTTAAAAAATTTCGTGAGATAGCCGACGCTGTTGGGGCGATACTCTTTGCAGATGTTGCTCACATTGCTGGTCTTGTTGTTGCTGGTGAGCATCAAAGTCCTTTTCCATACTGCGATGTCGTAAGCTCAACTACGCATAAAACCCTAAGAGGCCCAAGAGGCGGTATCATTATGACAAACAACGAAGAGTATGCTAAGAAGATAAATGCCTCTATTTTTCCAGGCATCCAGGGCGGACCACTAGTTCATGTCATCGCAGCAAAGGCAGTTGGCTTTAAGCACAACCTTAGCCCTGAGTGGAAAATTTATGCTAAACAAGTAAAAGCAAATGCTAAAAAATTAGGCGAAGTACTAATAAAAAGAGGCTTTGATCTAGTGAGCGGCGGTACCGATAACCACCTAATATTAATGAGCTTTTTAAATAGAGATTTTAGCGGTAAAGACGCAGATATCGCTCTTGGAAATGCTGGAATAACGGTAAATAAAAATACGGTTCCAGGCGAGATAAGAAGCCCATTTATCACAAGTGGTATACGTGTTGGTAGTCCTGCGCTTACAGCTCGTGGCATGAAAGAAGCTGAGTTTGAACTAATAGCAAACAAAATAGCTGACGTATTAAGCGACATAAACAACACATCTTTGCAAGAGAAGACAAAAGCTGAGCTAGTTGAACTTGCTCATAAATTTATAATCTATGATAAAGCGACATTTTGA
- a CDS encoding Fur family transcriptional regulator, with translation MIENLEYDALLEKFKRVLRDNGLKYTKQREILLKTLYNNGEHFTPERLYLFIKETHPELNIGIATVYRTLNLLEESEMVTSISFGSQGKKFELATKPHHDHMICRKCGLIIEFEDPMIEKRQISIAKDHGFKLTGHMMQLYGICEKCSKNNIKGK, from the coding sequence ATGATAGAAAATTTAGAATATGATGCGTTGCTTGAGAAATTCAAAAGAGTGCTTCGCGACAATGGTTTAAAATACACGAAACAGCGTGAAATTTTACTAAAAACGCTATATAACAATGGCGAACACTTTACTCCAGAAAGACTTTATCTTTTTATAAAAGAGACACACCCTGAGCTAAATATTGGTATCGCAACTGTTTATAGAACACTAAATCTACTTGAAGAATCAGAAATGGTGACATCAATCAGCTTTGGTTCACAAGGCAAAAAATTTGAGCTTGCCACAAAGCCACATCACGACCATATGATATGCAGAAAGTGCGGCCTTATCATAGAATTTGAAGATCCAATGATAGAAAAAAGACAAATCAGTATCGCAAAAGATCATGGCTTTAAACTAACTGGCCATATGATGCAGCTTTATGGAATTTGTGAAAAATGCTCAAAAAATAATATAAAGGGAAAGTAA
- a CDS encoding shikimate dehydrogenase, producing MKTFAVFGDPIAHSVSPRLHNKAIADLGLKALYIRVLLKDGSELINKFKSLKLNGANVTLPHKEWALNLADEASDIARKIGSANTLVLKNDKIYAHNTDAPGFLKAIKNFKDVKKAIVLGAGGTANAITYALKEQGVDVCILNRSKDRLEKFKNEYECFSWDNYEEQIFDLVINSTSAGLKDDFLPAPKEILKSIFKDAKFAFDVIYGKQTPFLEMAKQSSLDVKDGADMLLYQAVLALNLFFNNTLDESKIERSMREIFYL from the coding sequence ATGAAAACATTCGCAGTCTTTGGAGATCCAATAGCTCACTCGGTATCTCCGAGGCTGCACAATAAAGCCATTGCAGACCTGGGCTTAAAAGCACTTTATATAAGAGTCTTGCTAAAAGATGGTAGCGAATTAATCAATAAATTTAAATCCTTAAAATTAAACGGTGCAAACGTAACACTTCCACATAAAGAGTGGGCTTTAAATTTAGCCGATGAAGCTTCAGATATAGCTCGTAAAATAGGCTCTGCAAATACTCTTGTGCTTAAAAATGACAAAATTTATGCTCACAATACAGATGCGCCTGGGTTTTTAAAGGCAATAAAAAATTTTAAAGATGTAAAAAAAGCTATTGTTCTTGGAGCTGGCGGTACTGCAAATGCCATAACTTATGCATTAAAAGAACAAGGCGTTGATGTTTGCATACTAAATAGAAGCAAAGATAGGCTTGAGAAATTTAAAAATGAATACGAATGCTTTAGCTGGGATAACTACGAAGAGCAAATATTTGATCTAGTCATTAACTCGACCTCTGCTGGCTTAAAGGATGATTTTTTACCAGCACCTAAAGAAATTTTAAAAAGCATTTTTAAAGATGCTAAATTCGCATTTGATGTGATTTATGGTAAGCAAACACCATTTTTAGAAATGGCCAAGCAAAGTAGCCTTGACGTAAAAGATGGTGCTGATATGCTTTTATATCAAGCAGTTCTAGCACTAAATTTATTTTTTAATAATACACTTGATGAATCAAAAATCGAGCGCTCAATGAGAGAAATTTTCTATCTATAA
- the gatC gene encoding Asp-tRNA(Asn)/Glu-tRNA(Gln) amidotransferase subunit GatC, translated as MQIDDTLLNKLEKLSALQISDEKREEVKKQLSEIVSFVDILNELDLSSDEAVVSSIKGGTPLREDEPRPSDVIDAILKYAPSREGHFFAVPKIIE; from the coding sequence ATGCAAATAGATGACACTCTTTTAAATAAATTAGAAAAACTTTCTGCCTTACAAATCAGTGATGAAAAAAGAGAAGAAGTAAAAAAACAACTAAGCGAGATTGTATCTTTTGTTGATATTTTAAATGAACTTGATCTAAGTAGCGATGAAGCTGTAGTTAGCTCTATAAAAGGTGGCACACCTTTAAGAGAAGATGAGCCAAGACCAAGTGATGTGATTGATGCGATCTTGAAATACGCTCCTTCACGTGAAGGGCATTTTTTTGCTGTACCAAAAATAATAGAATAA
- the lysS gene encoding lysine--tRNA ligase, translating into MFDNQHEIQRLQSIDELRNLGINPYPHFLRRDMNISKFRLKFNYINDTEEKKAEGQLVGLAGRIKLIRDAGKAVFANIEDEDGNLQIYFSNKTLDPEWFKIVKKYVEIGDIVYVRGYAFITRTGEFSMHVSELSLASKSISPLPEKYHGLVDVETRYRQRYLDMIMNPEVRADFKRRSVIISTIRRFFEEKGFLEVETPMLHPIAGGANAKPFITFHNALGVERYLRIAPELYLKRLIVGGFEAVYEMNRNFRNEGMDLTHNPEFTSIEFYWAYHNYHDLMGITEDLFNVILDKLDMEKVVNFDGMEIDFSKPFKRISYKKALVEIGGLDENIINDKDKILAKLRADGLEANEKLDLGHLQAELFDNYVESKLIHPTFVIDYPISISPLSRRSDANPDVAERFELFIAGRELANGFNELNDPIDQYNRFKAQIDAKNAGDDEAHEMDEDYVKALGYGMPPVAGEGIGIDRLVMLLTDKKSIRDVVLFPAMRPLKNEIKENEK; encoded by the coding sequence ATATTTGACAACCAACATGAGATTCAACGACTACAAAGCATAGACGAGCTAAGAAATTTAGGTATTAATCCATATCCGCATTTTCTTAGAAGAGATATGAATATCTCTAAATTTAGACTAAAATTTAACTACATTAATGATACAGAAGAAAAAAAGGCCGAGGGTCAGCTAGTAGGTCTTGCAGGTAGAATAAAACTAATTCGTGATGCTGGAAAAGCGGTTTTTGCAAATATCGAAGATGAAGATGGAAATTTACAAATTTACTTTAGCAATAAAACGCTTGATCCAGAGTGGTTTAAAATCGTTAAAAAATACGTAGAGATAGGCGATATCGTCTATGTCAGAGGTTATGCATTTATAACAAGAACTGGCGAATTTTCCATGCATGTAAGCGAGCTTAGCCTTGCTTCAAAGTCGATAAGTCCACTTCCTGAGAAGTATCATGGTCTAGTTGATGTTGAGACAAGATATCGCCAAAGATATCTTGATATGATAATGAATCCTGAAGTTAGAGCTGATTTTAAAAGACGCTCAGTGATTATAAGTACGATTAGAAGATTTTTTGAAGAAAAAGGCTTTTTAGAAGTTGAAACTCCGATGCTACACCCAATAGCAGGCGGTGCAAACGCCAAGCCATTTATCACTTTTCACAATGCCCTTGGAGTAGAGAGATATCTAAGGATCGCACCTGAGCTATACCTCAAACGCCTTATAGTAGGTGGCTTTGAGGCTGTTTATGAGATGAATAGAAATTTTAGAAACGAAGGTATGGATCTTACTCACAATCCTGAGTTTACAAGTATAGAGTTTTACTGGGCATACCACAACTACCACGATTTAATGGGTATCACAGAGGATCTTTTTAATGTCATTTTAGACAAGCTAGATATGGAAAAAGTTGTAAATTTTGATGGCATGGAAATTGATTTTAGTAAGCCATTTAAGCGAATAAGCTACAAAAAAGCTCTCGTTGAGATCGGCGGACTAGATGAGAATATCATAAACGATAAAGATAAAATTTTAGCAAAACTAAGAGCTGATGGCCTTGAAGCAAATGAGAAGCTTGATCTTGGTCACTTGCAGGCTGAGCTATTTGATAACTATGTAGAGAGCAAGCTTATACACCCAACATTTGTTATTGATTATCCGATTTCGATCAGCCCACTTTCAAGAAGAAGTGATGCAAATCCTGATGTGGCTGAGAGATTTGAGTTATTTATCGCTGGTCGCGAGCTAGCAAATGGCTTTAACGAGCTAAATGATCCAATTGATCAATACAACCGCTTTAAAGCGCAAATCGATGCTAAAAACGCAGGCGATGACGAGGCACATGAGATGGACGAGGACTATGTAAAAGCCCTAGGATACGGCATGCCACCAGTTGCAGGTGAGGGTATAGGCATCGATAGGCTCGTGATGCTTTTAACGGATAAAAAATCAATACGTGATGTTGTGCTCTTCCCAGCGATGAGGCCACTTAAAAATGAGATAAAGGAGAATGAAAAATGA
- a CDS encoding DUF1882 domain-containing protein — MQSIDTALIKIITTHYYIKRDMIVNKIEYRGKIFFDKFEKINEPLTYSIMKEHEEGKAVIAHSLINANDKVENIVFDYNGRTPDRFWHKAQLLLREEGFINFTAYESKTPGHLHLYVHKGHTTLNEACQLANVLNAKLSQKLPKEWRMFPNIDMPKEFNILTLPYKLYQKERGASWSKYM, encoded by the coding sequence ATGCAAAGTATTGATACGGCACTTATAAAGATTATTACAACTCACTACTATATCAAACGTGATATGATCGTTAATAAAATAGAATACAGAGGCAAAATTTTCTTTGATAAATTTGAAAAGATAAATGAGCCACTGACCTATAGTATTATGAAAGAGCATGAAGAAGGCAAAGCTGTTATCGCACACTCTTTAATAAATGCAAATGATAAAGTTGAAAATATAGTCTTTGACTATAACGGCAGAACCCCTGATAGATTTTGGCATAAAGCACAGCTTCTTTTAAGAGAAGAGGGATTTATAAATTTTACAGCCTATGAGAGTAAGACACCAGGTCATCTGCATCTTTATGTGCATAAAGGCCACACTACGCTAAATGAGGCTTGTCAGCTGGCAAACGTGCTCAACGCAAAGCTTTCACAGAAGCTACCTAAAGAGTGGAGGATGTTTCCAAATATCGATATGCCAAAAGAATTTAACATACTAACTTTACCTTATAAGCTCTATCAAAAAGAGCGCGGGGCAAGTTGGTCAAAATATATGTAA
- a CDS encoding type IV pilus twitching motility protein PilT, translating into MDLIEQLQAKNLSVKIPEDNSLNNLAGDIKTLLKTVVSDKASDLHLVSRSEPQIRVDGALKPIDFGVLRGKDIENLCFALITDEQKSELENNKELDFAIELPDIGRFRGNYYYTMNGDLAAAFRIIPINIPSLDELNAPQIFKHIIKREKGLILVTGPTGSGKSTTLAAMLNEINLNYRKHIITIEDPVEFVHNNKKALFSHRNIGTDATSYSRALKSAVREDPDIILVGEMRDRETISTAITAAETGHLVFGTLHTNSAIQTINRIVDSFDGSEQLQVRNMLSVSLTAVVSQSLIPKIGGGRCAVHEILINNMAISNLIRENKIHQIYSQMQLNQQQTGMSTQTQALMKVLKEGKITKENALAYSTGQQELQNLIGTI; encoded by the coding sequence ATGGATCTAATCGAACAGCTTCAGGCAAAGAATTTAAGTGTAAAAATACCAGAAGATAATAGCCTTAATAATCTTGCTGGCGATATAAAAACACTTTTAAAAACTGTTGTGAGTGATAAGGCAAGCGATCTTCACCTTGTTTCAAGATCTGAGCCGCAAATAAGAGTAGATGGTGCTTTAAAGCCTATTGATTTTGGCGTATTAAGAGGCAAGGATATAGAGAATTTATGTTTTGCTTTGATTACTGATGAACAAAAAAGTGAACTTGAGAATAATAAAGAGCTTGACTTTGCGATCGAGCTTCCAGATATTGGTCGCTTTCGTGGCAACTATTACTATACCATGAATGGTGATTTAGCTGCTGCTTTTCGTATAATCCCAATCAATATCCCATCTCTTGATGAGTTAAATGCCCCACAAATTTTTAAACACATTATTAAGCGTGAAAAAGGTCTTATTTTGGTTACTGGACCGACAGGAAGTGGTAAATCAACAACTCTCGCAGCCATGCTTAATGAGATAAATTTAAATTATAGAAAGCATATTATTACAATTGAGGATCCAGTCGAGTTTGTGCATAACAATAAAAAAGCTCTATTTTCTCATAGAAATATCGGCACTGACGCAACTTCTTACTCAAGGGCTCTAAAATCTGCGGTTCGTGAAGATCCAGATATCATACTTGTAGGCGAGATGAGAGATAGGGAAACGATTTCAACGGCTATTACGGCGGCTGAGACCGGACACTTAGTCTTTGGTACGCTTCACACAAATTCAGCCATTCAAACTATAAATAGGATCGTTGATAGTTTCGATGGGAGCGAGCAATTACAAGTAAGAAATATGCTTAGTGTTTCGCTAACTGCTGTCGTTTCACAAAGCCTGATCCCAAAGATAGGCGGTGGAAGATGCGCGGTGCATGAAATTTTAATAAACAATATGGCTATCTCAAACTTGATACGTGAAAACAAAATACATCAAATTTACTCTCAGATGCAGCTAAATCAACAACAAACTGGTATGAGTACGCAAACCCAGGCTTTGATGAAAGTACTAAAAGAGGGTAAGATTACAAAAGAAAATGCGCTAGCTTATTCAACTGGCCAGCAAGAACTTCAAAATTTAATAGGAACTATATAA
- a CDS encoding L-seryl-tRNA selenium transferase — MKKITLFLAFALALVLSGCGTKRQYFEPAQTSGKISLSKDMPSYIKSTNANGATLDNGNIITKNGLNTNIKLPENFNFLNENNGFIISASIDGDLNVTDPSGYSVYSNKFPTAIVAASLDQNLLAAISAANHIYLIDINTATTIMEYSSSNIAAVDSRIVAPFFMSSLIVYPALDGKIYIVQKETGRILRDVVVSSENFFNNIIFLGVEGDNLIAATAKKLIVINPSQTVYYDGEIKDVLVNNDEIYIFKKDGTIVRTNLMLKEQNKVNFKFAIFSAATIINNKLYIIEKTGYVIKTNLDLSGAEIYEFSDEIKDKSFMGNGAFYYDNELVNLGQ, encoded by the coding sequence ATGAAAAAAATTACTCTTTTCTTGGCTTTTGCCTTGGCCTTAGTTTTAAGTGGATGTGGCACAAAAAGACAATATTTCGAGCCAGCTCAAACCTCTGGCAAAATTTCTTTGTCAAAAGATATGCCATCTTATATCAAATCAACAAATGCAAATGGTGCCACTCTTGACAACGGCAATATCATCACCAAAAATGGCCTAAATACAAACATTAAGTTGCCTGAAAATTTTAATTTCTTAAATGAAAACAACGGCTTTATCATCTCAGCTAGTATAGATGGCGATCTAAATGTGACAGATCCTAGCGGATACAGCGTTTATAGCAATAAATTTCCAACAGCAATCGTTGCTGCTTCTCTTGACCAAAACCTATTAGCAGCTATCAGTGCGGCAAACCACATCTATCTAATAGACATAAATACTGCAACAACAATAATGGAATATAGCTCGTCTAATATAGCAGCAGTTGATTCAAGGATCGTAGCACCATTTTTTATGAGCTCGCTTATCGTTTATCCAGCATTAGATGGCAAAATTTACATAGTACAAAAAGAGACTGGTAGAATTTTACGTGACGTGGTCGTAAGCTCTGAAAATTTCTTTAATAACATCATATTCTTAGGCGTTGAGGGCGATAACCTAATAGCAGCTACAGCAAAAAAACTTATCGTCATCAACCCAAGCCAAACAGTCTATTATGACGGAGAGATCAAAGATGTATTAGTTAATAACGATGAAATTTATATCTTTAAAAAAGATGGTACGATCGTAAGAACAAATCTTATGTTAAAAGAGCAAAATAAAGTTAATTTCAAATTTGCCATCTTCTCAGCAGCTACTATTATCAATAATAAGCTCTACATAATCGAAAAAACAGGCTACGTTATAAAGACAAATTTAGACCTCAGTGGAGCTGAAATTTATGAATTTAGCGATGAGATAAAAGATAAAAGCTTTATGGGCAATGGTGCCTTTTATTATGATAATGAGCTTGTTAATTTAGGGCAATGA
- the hisG gene encoding ATP phosphoribosyltransferase, with translation MITVALPKGRIAEATLEIFRKIFGSSFLFEDRKLILEEGNFRFLMVRNQDIPTYVTEGAADIGVVGLDVLEEHKPNVVRLLDLKIGQCKVCIGIKNDSELDLNQPELKIATKMPNITRNYFTKQAVAVKIIKLYGSIELAPLVGLSDAIVDVVETGSTMKQNGLKIAGDIMQSSAYLIANKNSFIIKKDEILELYKKIKEEI, from the coding sequence ATGATAACAGTAGCACTACCAAAGGGAAGAATAGCCGAGGCAACACTAGAAATTTTTAGAAAAATTTTTGGTTCAAGTTTTTTATTTGAAGATAGAAAACTAATCCTTGAAGAAGGAAATTTTAGATTTTTAATGGTTCGCAACCAAGATATCCCAACTTATGTCACTGAAGGTGCAGCTGATATTGGTGTGGTGGGACTTGACGTACTTGAAGAGCACAAGCCAAATGTTGTAAGGCTACTGGATTTAAAAATCGGACAATGCAAAGTTTGCATTGGCATAAAAAACGACTCCGAACTAGACCTAAACCAGCCAGAGCTAAAAATAGCCACAAAAATGCCAAATATAACAAGAAATTATTTTACAAAACAAGCTGTAGCTGTAAAGATCATCAAGCTTTATGGCTCGATCGAACTTGCACCATTAGTTGGCTTAAGTGACGCGATAGTTGATGTAGTCGAGACTGGCTCAACCATGAAGCAAAATGGACTAAAGATCGCTGGTGATATCATGCAAAGCTCAGCTTATCTAATAGCAAATAAAAATAGCTTTATCATTAAAAAAGATGAGATTTTGGAGCTTTATAAAAAGATCAAAGAGGAAATTTAA
- a CDS encoding SPOR domain-containing protein, translated as MENDELKDILLERDDDARGLKLKKLLIFIAALIILFLIIVVAMKLVNSSDPSQAQNEADSRLVLPPVPAEQPVDRQAPIADTNSDNKKGDTQLFEQVPIVPENKQQDEFEDMIKKLKDKENNKPISKTEEPKEIVKPIEKPAEIPAKKAETKVDTSVKKVEKVAATDKKSEAKPAKAENKVDKKIEKKVETKIEKTDKKAEVAKTEPATKGSYVQVFVTSKFNPNAEYMKKIAAKGYSYKTIKVGELTKILVGPFDEKTLQKAVGDIRKDINKDAFIFRAK; from the coding sequence GTGGAAAACGATGAGTTAAAAGATATTCTTTTAGAAAGAGACGATGACGCAAGAGGATTGAAGCTAAAAAAACTTCTTATATTTATAGCAGCTCTTATTATACTTTTTTTGATCATTGTAGTGGCTATGAAGCTAGTAAATTCAAGCGATCCTTCACAAGCTCAAAATGAAGCTGATTCAAGACTAGTGCTTCCTCCAGTACCAGCTGAGCAGCCAGTAGATAGACAAGCTCCGATAGCTGATACAAATTCAGACAATAAAAAAGGCGATACACAGCTTTTTGAACAAGTACCGATCGTGCCTGAAAATAAGCAACAAGACGAATTTGAAGATATGATCAAAAAGCTAAAAGATAAAGAAAATAATAAGCCTATTTCTAAAACTGAAGAGCCAAAAGAGATAGTTAAGCCTATCGAAAAGCCTGCTGAAATACCAGCAAAAAAAGCTGAGACAAAAGTAGATACTTCAGTTAAAAAAGTCGAAAAAGTAGCAGCTACTGATAAAAAGAGTGAGGCAAAACCAGCTAAGGCTGAAAATAAAGTAGATAAAAAGATTGAAAAAAAGGTTGAAACCAAAATAGAAAAAACGGATAAAAAAGCTGAAGTAGCTAAAACTGAACCTGCTACAAAAGGCTCTTATGTTCAAGTATTTGTGACTAGTAAATTTAATCCAAATGCTGAATATATGAAGAAGATCGCTGCTAAGGGATATAGCTACAAGACTATAAAAGTTGGTGAACTGACTAAAATTTTAGTTGGTCCATTTGATGAAAAAACGCTTCAAAAAGCAGTAGGCGATATTAGAAAAGATATCAATAAAGATGCTTTTATCTTTAGAGCAAAATGA